The Rhizobium rhizogenes sequence TTTCGCTGCGCGGAACGGGTGTCTGGACATTTCCGGCGGGGGATTCTGGAGGTGCCGGAAACGGAAACGACAGTCTTTATATTAAGTTGCGGACGGTATGTTTCAACCGTCGGCGCCGGCAAAGGCGATGATTTTTCTGTGACATCAAACTTGTCTTTTGTCATGTTGATTTGGCGGGCAGACGGGGACGGGAGACCCGATTGCCGTTCGGGGCCGTGCGAATCAGACGGGTTCCCTTCACGGATGGCGGAGCTTCTGCCACAATTTGGCCTTCGTCGCGCCTGACGGAACAGGGTGAGAAAGGGGCGGGATTTGCCGCCTGCGTCAGAACAGTGCGTCAAGCGTGAAAAAGTACAAATAAGACGGAAAAATTATCCAAAGGGTTTACTCAAAACCTAGAGAAAATACGGATAAAATCTCAGTGAGGATATAACATCCTTTCCTGATATATATTGCGAGCGTCGGTTCCCTTGGCCTTCAAAGGCGGGCGAAGACCCTCGAGCTGAACGTTATCGATGGAGAAAAAGTATGAGTGTCGCCCGGGTACTTCTCAGTGCGTTCTTGTCGCTCGTGTGGCTTTCCTGTGCTGAAGCCGGAACAATTGCCAAACCGCAAGGAAAACCAATACTGACCATATCCGGAAACATCACCAACACCAATGTCGACGGGGCCGCGCAGTTCGACCGCGACATGCTGGAGGCGCTGGGCATGGAGACGGTGGAGACGACGACGCCCTGGCATGACGGCCGCGTCCGCTTTGATGGTGTTTCGCTGGCAAAGCTGATGGATGTCGTCGGCGCGAAGGGCACCAGCATCACGGCGGTCGCGCTCAATGATTATGTCAGCACGATACCGGTTGAGGATTTTAAGAAATTTAACGTTATTCTGGCGATCAAACTGGATGGCAACTACATGACAGTTCGAGAAAAGGGTCCGTTGTTCGTTATCTACCCCTATGACAGTGACCCGGAGTTGCAGAAGCAGACCTATTATTCGCGGTCCGCGTGGCAAGTCGCCAAATTGATAGTGGAATAAAGGTGCCGTTTGCGAAAACTTGTGGCGGTGATCATCTGTTGCTTCGTCCTGGCAACGGGCTATATCGCTTTCGTCATTGCCGAGCGGCAGACCGCTCTGCAGAAGTTCGCCCGCTATAACGACTCGTGGGCAGTCAGCCAGACGGTTGCGGAATATCTGCGCCTTCAGAACAAGCTGGCCGTATTCGCGCTCAGTCCCGGCAAGATTGACCGGGACGAATTGCAGTTGCGTCTGGATATCATGCTGAGCCGCCTGGAGCTTCTGAAACAGGGCAATCTGGGCGCATTCATCAATGAAAAGCAGCAGTGGCGGGACATCGTCAACCGGCTCGACGCTATTCTGGCACGCCTCGAACAGCAGATGGATAATCTGCAGCCGGCCGATATTCCGGATCTGCTCTCGTCTATGAGCGCGCTCGATGCGCCGATGACGACCCTGGCGTCGTCGTCAGTGGCCTATGACGTCAATCTGATCGATACCGCGCATGAGGATGTGCGCAAGCTGCACATTGTCTATACGGCGCTGGCCGGCGGCCTCATCCTGTGCGGCATCGCGCTTGTCATCTTGCTGCTTCGCCAGAACGACCTGCTGAACCGGGCGCAGAAAAGCATGCGCGGCCTGACCGACGACCTGCGTGCCGCCACGCTGGAGCTGCAGGCCAAGAATGTCCGGCTGGAACACGACGCCTATCACGACGCGCTGACCGGGTTGCCCAACCGGGCCCTGTTCCGGCAGGAACTGATCGAGAGGTTGCGCCGATCCTTCGGCGGCACCGGAACGACGGCGATCCTCCTGCTCGATCTCGATGGTTTCAAGGATGTCAACGATACGCTCGGCCACGATGCCGGCGACGCGCTGCTTCAGGCCGTGGCGCAGCGTCTTTCGGCCATCGGCGGCGATTACGACATGGTCTGCCGTCTGGGTGGCGACGAGTTTGCCGTCGTCTCCGACGATCTGAACGAGGATGCCGCCCGCCGTCTTGCCTCCAAGCTCATCGATCAGATCAGCCGCACCTACCAGCTTGGCGAGCAGGAGGTCAAAATCGGCACCTGCATCGGTATCGCCATATCGCATGGTGCCGTCGATGCGGATGAATTGTTCAAGCGCGCCGATCTGGCACTCTACGAGGCGAAAGCCATCGGCCCGGGCCGCGCGAGCGTCTTCAAGGTCCGCATGCAGAAGCAGCTGACCGAGAAGAAGTCCTTCGAGGCCGATCTGCAGACCGCGCTGCAGAATGACGAGATGGAAGTCTATTACCAGCCGCAGGTGGCGACGCAGACGCGCAAGCTCTGCGGCTTCGAGGCGCTTTTACGCTGGAAGCACCCGCTGCGGGGCGATGTGCCGCCCAGCGTCTTCATTCCCGTCGCGGAAAGAACCGGACTTATCCATTCGCTCGGAAAATGGGTGATGGAGACGGCCTGCCGCGAGGCGATGGGGTGGGACGAGGACATGAAGGTGGCGGTCAATCTGTCGCCGGTCCAGTTCCACAGCGCCAATCTGATCCAGAACGTCATGGGCGCCCTCGAAAAAAGCGGACTGGAGCCGAGCCGGCTCGAGCTGGAAATCACCGAATCGATCCTGCTCAACAAGAGCGACCAGACGATCAACACACTGACCCGGCTGAAGGATGTCGGCATCAAGATCGCCATGGACGATTTCGGCACGGGTTATTCCTCGCTCGCCAATTTGCGCGGTGTTCCCTTCGACAAGATCAAGATCGACCGGTCCTTCCTGCGCGATATCACCAGCGATCGCGATGCGCTGGCGATCGTCGAATTTGTGGTCGGCGTGGGGCGTAGTCTGCGGATGACCACGATTGCCGAAGGCATCGAGACGGAGGAGCAATATGAGTGCGTCCGGCGTCTGGGATGCGATCAGGTTCAGGGATATCTGATCAGCAGGCCGTTACCGGCCAAGGAGCTGGTGGCCTGGAGTTCCGTCTGAAAAAATCTGCTTTCGCACCATTGCAGGCGTGTCGAATTTTTAACCGGATATAGCGTTGCTTGCTAAAACCGATACCGGTCGCCGCACTGATGCTGTAGAGCTTTGCCGGTCGGTACGGGATCATTCTGGTGAAACGACCGCGTTTGCGAAAAGGCTCGAGACATGGAAATACTGGACGTGCATGGAGTTGCCCTGCCTCTTTCTTCCGATGAGGTATCGCCCGTCATCTGGCAGGCGCTGACCGACGGCAGCTATGAGGCGAAGGAGGCACGCAGCGTCCTGAAAGCCATCAAGCCCGGGGACCGCGTGCTGGAACTTGGGTCCGGCATCGGCATCATCACCTCCATCATCGCCGGCATAGAGAATGTTTCGGTATGGGCCTTCGAGGCCAACCCTTCCACTGCGGCGCTGGCGGAGCGGGTGATCAAGGCCAATTGCCGCGGCAATGTCGTGTTTTCGCAGGGGCTTCTCACCGCTGACGAGCCGCGCTCCTATCCTTTTTACGTTCGCAAGGATCTCTGGATGTCGTCCATGGACGAAAATCAGGGGCCCTATGAACGGCGTATCGAAATCTCTTCCGAAAATATCGACCGGTTTATCGCCAGCCACGGCATTACCGCCCTTGTGATGGATATTGAAGGTGCCGAACGCGATCTGCTCGGCAGGGCCGATCTTGCCGGCGTGGAGCGGATATTCGTCGAGCTGCACGACCATCTTTATGGGCTCGCCGGGGTTCGCGACATCATGCAGGCGCTGACGGCCAGGGGATATGCCTATGATCCCCGCGGCTCGCGCGGCCCCTGCGTCCTGTTCTCGAAGGACGACAGCCCCCGGGAATACGATCCCGACGTGGATTGAAAACGCCGCCGGCCGTCGAACTGGTCCCGCCGAATTCACGGAACCGTCCGCCTTTCCTCTCGTTCTCACTCCTGAGTGAGGGCGCGGAGCGGTTATATGCGCATGCGGTCATGCGGGTCGAAAAGATAATTTCATAAACAGCAATTCAATGCCAATTATTGTTGCAATTGTTGCAACCGTTATCCCGCGTCATCATCCCTCCATCAAACCGGCGCACAACTGACACCGCACCGGAAGATGCCAACGCAACCGAAGGAGAAACGATCATGGGCTTTGTTAAGACGACAGACGGAACCGAAATCTTCTACAAGGACTGGGGCCCGAAGAATGCCCAGCCGATCATGTTTCATCACGGCTGGCCGCTCAGCTCCGACGACTGGGATGCGCAGATGCTGTTTTTCCTCTCCATGGGTTTTCGCGTTGTCGCCCATGACCGCCGTGGTCATGGCCGTTCGGCCCAGGTTGCTGACGGTCACGACATGGATCACTACGCTGCCGATGCCTTCGCCGTCGTCGAGGCGCTTGATCTGAAGAATGCCGTCCATATCGGTCACTCCACCGGCGGCGGCGAAGTCGCCCGTTATGTTGCCAAACATGGCGAACCCGCCGGCCGCGTCGCCAAGGCGGTTCTCGTCTCCGCCGTGCCGCCGCTGATGCTCAAGACCGCAGCCAATCCGGAAGGCCTGCCGATGGAAGTGTTTGACGGTTTCCGCTCGTCGCTCGCCGCAAATCGCGCGCAGTTCTTCCGCGATGTGCCGGCCGGTCCGTTCTATGGCTTCAACCGCGACGGTGCGACGGCTCAGGAAGGCGTGATCCAGAACTGGTGGCGGCAGGGCATGATGGGCGGCGCAAAGGCCCATTACGATGGCATCAAGGCCTTCTCGGAAACCGACCAGACCGAGGACCTGAAGGCCATCAGCGTTCCGACACTGGTGCTGCACGGCGAGGACGACCAGATCGTGCCGATTGCCGACTCCGCGCTGAAATCGGTGAAGCTGTTGAAAAATGGCACGCTGAAGACCTATCCCGGCTTCTCGCACGGTATGCTCACCGTCAATGCCGACGTGCTGAACGCCGACCTTCTGGCTTTCATCAAGGGCTGATCTTTCTGCAAAATCAAAATGCGGCCGATGGTTCGGCCGCATTTTGCGTTTCGCATCAGGCCAGGCAGGACCGCCAGACATCTCGATAAGAAGCGAGGCCGGGGGTGTCGTGCAGCGTGAAATGGCGCTCGCGACCGGCAAGCGGTTTGATGCCGGTGAGCAGGGCAGCACCCGCACTGGTGCCGGTGGAACCTTCGACCGCCGTGACGTCTGTTTCTGCAAAGCCGGCCAGCGCCTTCAGATAAAGCGCGTTTCTGGCGAAGGGGCCTTCGACAAGGATTGGACCTTTTCGACCGATGAGCGAAAGGCTGAATTCCGTCATCAGGGCGAGATAAAGCGCCGCTGCGGCGTGGCGTTCCGCGGCCGTGGCGTTTTCATCTGATCTCCAGCACGCTGTTTTCTCGGGAAAGGGGCCGGAGCCGCTGACGATGCTGGGCAACAGCATCGTGCCTTTGGCAATCACCTTGCCCAGAGCGGTTTCGATCTCATCTTCCTTCGCCGGTTCGAGCTGCTGGGCCAGCATTTCATATTCCCTGCCGCCCATGAAACGGGAGGAAGGAACGGGACGCCCCAGGGCATCGACATTCAAAAGCGTGTCGCGGGCGGGATCCAGCGTGTCCGCCGTGCCGCCAATGGCGAAATTCACCACCCAGGTACCGGTTGAGACAACCGAAAAATCACCGTCCCGACGCAGCAGATGCGGCAAAAGCGAGGCGTTGGAATCGTGGATGCCGCAATAGACGGGCATATGCGGAGACAGACCGGTTTCCCGCGCCAGCGATGGGAGGATCGTTCCCAGCACGTCGAAAGCGGAGCGGACCGGCGACATCAGATGCGCGATGTCAAGGCGCTCGACCAGCGAGGAGAAGCCCTTCCGGCGCGGGTTCCACAGATCCGTATGGCACCCGAGCGAGGTTGTTTCCGTGGCCAAAACGCCGGTCAGCCGCCCCGCCCAATATTGCGGATAGGTGACGATGCTGCGCACTCTGGAGAAATCGTCCGGAAAGGCCTCTTTCTGGAAATGGATTTGCGCGCCAAGGTTCAGTCCGGCGGGAAGCTGCGGCGAGCCGGTCTCGGCGAAATCGGGCCTGATGCCGCGATAGGCCTCCTGAACTGGTTCGGGGTAGATATGCTCGTAATCGAGCACGGGCAAGGCAAGGTCGCCGTTTTCATCCAGAAGCGCCGCTGACGCGCCGTGGGTGGTGATGGAAATCGCATCGAAACCCGGCTTCTGGCCAAACCTCCGAAGCGCGGAAAGAATGAAGTCCCAGAGCATCTCCACATCGTAATGCGGGTAGGGGCCATCGCGAAGAACGGGGTTTGTCCGTTTCTCGCCGGCAATCTCCTCGCCGCTGCCGGTGTCGATGACGACGACCTTGGCGTTGGTCTTGCCGATATCGATGACCGCGACGCGGCCCGGTTTGATGCTCTCGCTCATGGCAGATGGAACACCGTCACCAGGTCTTTCGCCACAGGCGAGTTATCCGGGTTGCTCTCCATGATATCGGCCATATGCGCCCACCATTTCTTCATCACGGGATGGTCGGGCAAGGCCGCCATGCCGTGGTTCTTCGGCCGCGTCAGCACGCCGAACAGGATGTTGGTTTCCGGGTCGAGATGGATGGAGTAGTCGCTCACACCCGCTTCGTGCAGCAGCGCCACCAGTTCGGGCCATATCTCGTCATGGCGTTTTTTATATTCCGCCTCTTTCCCGGGAAAGAGTTTCATCTTGAAGGCGTGTTTTTCAAGTTCAGGCATGGCTTAACTTCTCATGGCCCGAAGGCGGCGGACGACGATGGGGATGGCGATGGTGACGATCAAAAGCAGGCCGACGAAAATCGACATGACGATGCCGGGCACGTTCAGAAGACCGAGCCCGAAGGTGACAAGGCCCATGACGAAGGCGGCGATGACGACGCCGGCAATGGTACCCGAGCCGCCGAGAATGGAAACGCCGCCCAGCACCACCATGGTCACTACCTCAAGCTCCCACCCTTGAGCGATGGACGGGCGGGTGGAGCCGAGGCGCGAGGTGAGGCAGACGGCGGCAATGCCGCTCATCAGGCCTGTGAGCAGGAAGAGGATGAACTTCACCCGCTCGACGGGGATGCCGGAGAAACGGGCGGCGAAGGGATTGGTGCCGATGACATAGACCTGCCGGCCGAAATTGGTGGCGTGCAGCAGAATGGCGAAGAGGACAGCCATGACGATGAACAGCACGAATTCGAAGGATATGACGGAGATCACGTAACCCTGGCCGAAATAGGCGAAATCTTCAGGATATTTGCCATAGGCCTGATCGCCCAGCACCATATAGGAGATGCCGCGAAACAGGCTCATCGTGCCGATGGTGACGACGATGGAGGGCAGTTTCAGCCCGGCGACCAGAAAGCCGTTGAAAGCCCCGCATAAAAGCCCGGTGCCGATGCCGATGGCGACGAGGCCGGGTGTGCCGACGCCCATCTGCACCGCCGCACCCATTGCGGTGGAGGCAAGCGCGATGATGGCGGCGACGGATAGATCGATTTCACCGGCAATGATCAGAAGGGCCATGGCAAAGGCGATGATCGCCTTTTCGGTGAAGTTGAAGGTTGCGTCGGAGAGGTTCCAGGCATTGAGGAAATAGGGCGAAGCGAGCGAATTGGCGATGAAGATCAGGATCGCAACGCCAAGCAGCAACACTTCCCAGCTGGCCATGACACGGCGCAGCGGCGTACCGAGCTTGTCCGGGATGATGCGGGGGGGCTGTGTCGGTTGCGAGGTCATGCTGCGGCCTCCTTGGCCTGATCGGCTGCCGCCCGGTCGCGCAGGATGATGCGGCCTTTTCGCGCTTCGGCGCGGGCGTTGAAGACGACGGCAAGCACGATCACCACGCCTGATATCGCCATCTGCGCGAAGGGCGAGATGCCAATGACCGGGAGCGCGTTCTTGATGACACCGAGGAACAGCGCGCCAAGCACGGCGCCGGCCACTGAGCCTATGCCACCGGCAATCGAGATGCCGCCAATCACATTGGCCGCCACACTGTCCAGTTCGAAACCAGCGGCGATATCGACATAGGCAACCGCATAACGCGAGACCCAGAGATAGCTGGCGAGACCGGCCAGAGCGCCTGACAACACGAAGGCGAAGAAGCGCGTGCGGCCGACATCGACGCCCGCATAAACGGCTGCACTCGGATTACCACCCGATGCATAGGCCGAACGGCCGAAGGAGGTGCGGCTGAGCACCAGCCAGGCACCGGCGATGATGAGGATCGCCACCCATGAAAGAACCGGCATACCGAGGATTACGGTGCGCGGCACGTTGAGGAAGGTCGGCGAAAGCTGGTGCGCATTCACCCAGCCGCCGCCCGACAGCACGAAGGCCATGCCGCGATAGATGGTGAGCGTGCCGAGCGTGACAACGATGGGCGGAATGCCGAGCCACCAGACCAGTACGCCGTTGAGCGAGCCGAGAAACGCACCGATGCCGACTGCCATGGCGATGAGAAGCGGCAGAGGAATACCCGGAAAGGCGGCATTGGTCATCGCCACCGCCATGCCGGTAAAGGCGAGATTGGCGGCGACGGAGAGATCAATGGATTTGGTGAGAATGACTGCCATCTGGCCAAGCGCCAGAATGATGAGGATGGACGTGTCGTTGAAGATATTGACGAGATTGCCGGGCCGGCTGAAACCGGGCGCGCGCAGCGCAAAACCGGCGATCATGACGATGATGATGCCCGCCAGCAGCCATTCGCGATTTTTGAGTAGACGTTGCATATGGTTGCCCCTCTCAGGCATTGCCGGTGGCGGCGCGCACCAGCTTTTCCGGAGAAAAATCAGTGCGTTCGAACTGGCCCGCCATCAGGCCTTCGCGCATGACGATGGCGCGGTCGGACATGCCGAGGATTTCGGGAAGTTCGGATGAAATCATGATGATGGAAAGCCCTTCCGCCGCAAGCTCGCTGATGAAGCCGTGCACGGCGGCCTTGGAGCCGATATCGATGCCCTTGGTCGGCTCGTCGAGAATGATGACCTTGGGCTGGGTGGCGAGCCACTTGCCGATCACCACCTTCTGCTGGTTGCCACCCGAAAGCGTGCCAACAGGCACTGAGAGTGCGGCGGCGCGAAGGTCCAGCCGCGCGGCATATTTGCGCGCCAGCGCAAATTCATTGGCGGCGGCGAGAAACCCTTTGCGCGATGTGCGCGTGAGAGAGGGCAGCGACATGTTCTGGTAGATCGGCATGTCCAGCGCCAGCCCGTGGCGGCCGCGCTCTTCCGGCACGTAAACGATGCCGGCACGGATCGCGTCTTCCGGCGAACGAATGGTGAGCCGTTGGCCGTTCAGTGTTACCTCACCAGAGGCCGGCCGGGTGATGCCGAACAGCGACTGGCAGAGTTCGGAGCGCCCCGCGCCGATCAGCCCGTAAAGGCCGAGAATCTCGCCTTTGCGCAGCTCGAGCGAAATATCGCGGAATTCCGTCTGGTGCGAATAATCGCGAACCGACAAAACCGTTGGCCCCAGCGTGACGGCCTGCTTGGGGAAGGCGTTCGTCACGTCGCGACCGACCATCAGGCGCACGATTTCGTCCTGCGGCGTGGTGGCGAGTGTGCCGGCTCCGACCATTTTCCCGTCGCGGAACACGGCGTAATTCTCCGCGATTTCATAGACTTCATCGAACTTGTGGCTGATGAAGAGGATCGCCTTGCCCTGCCGTTTGAGGTTTTCGACGATGCGGAAGAGATCATCGATCTCCTTGCGGGAAAGCGCGGCTGTCGGTTCGTCCATGATCACGATGCGCGCCTCGACCGACAACGCACGGGCGATGGCCACCAGATGGCGCTGGGCGATCGACAGGTCTTTCAGCCGGATGGAAGGATCAATGGTGCTTTCCAGTTGCTCCAGCAGAATTCTGGCGCGCTCATTGATGGTCTTCCAGTCGATCAGGCCGAAACGGCCTTTGGGTGCATGGCCGAGGAAGATGTTTTCGCCGACCGAAAGTTCGTCGAACAGCACGGTTTCCTGATGAATGGCGGTGACGCCGGCATCGATGGCATCTTGCGCACCGTGAAAGGTCACGGCCTTGCCATCGAGAAGGATTTCGCCCTCGTTCGGGCGGTAGATGCCGGTGAGGATTTTGACGAGCGTGGATTTGCCCGCGCCGTTCTCACCGATCAGCGCGGTGACCTTGCCGGGATAAAGTGCGATATCGACGCCATCCAGCGCTTTCACGCCGGGGAATATCTGGCTGATGCCGCGCATTTCCAGAATGGGCGTCGGGCTGGAAGTCTCTGTCATGTTTAAAGTTTGGGTTTCAGCACGCATCATTCCGTCTTACCGGTCGGTTTTGAGTGAAGTGATCGGGGCTACCCCCCTCTGCCCTGCCGGGCATCTCCCCCTCAAGGGGGGAGATCGGC is a genomic window containing:
- a CDS encoding oxidoreductase translates to MSVARVLLSAFLSLVWLSCAEAGTIAKPQGKPILTISGNITNTNVDGAAQFDRDMLEALGMETVETTTPWHDGRVRFDGVSLAKLMDVVGAKGTSITAVALNDYVSTIPVEDFKKFNVILAIKLDGNYMTVREKGPLFVIYPYDSDPELQKQTYYSRSAWQVAKLIVE
- a CDS encoding bifunctional diguanylate cyclase/phosphodiesterase, translated to MRKLVAVIICCFVLATGYIAFVIAERQTALQKFARYNDSWAVSQTVAEYLRLQNKLAVFALSPGKIDRDELQLRLDIMLSRLELLKQGNLGAFINEKQQWRDIVNRLDAILARLEQQMDNLQPADIPDLLSSMSALDAPMTTLASSSVAYDVNLIDTAHEDVRKLHIVYTALAGGLILCGIALVILLLRQNDLLNRAQKSMRGLTDDLRAATLELQAKNVRLEHDAYHDALTGLPNRALFRQELIERLRRSFGGTGTTAILLLDLDGFKDVNDTLGHDAGDALLQAVAQRLSAIGGDYDMVCRLGGDEFAVVSDDLNEDAARRLASKLIDQISRTYQLGEQEVKIGTCIGIAISHGAVDADELFKRADLALYEAKAIGPGRASVFKVRMQKQLTEKKSFEADLQTALQNDEMEVYYQPQVATQTRKLCGFEALLRWKHPLRGDVPPSVFIPVAERTGLIHSLGKWVMETACREAMGWDEDMKVAVNLSPVQFHSANLIQNVMGALEKSGLEPSRLELEITESILLNKSDQTINTLTRLKDVGIKIAMDDFGTGYSSLANLRGVPFDKIKIDRSFLRDITSDRDALAIVEFVVGVGRSLRMTTIAEGIETEEQYECVRRLGCDQVQGYLISRPLPAKELVAWSSV
- a CDS encoding FkbM family methyltransferase, whose amino-acid sequence is MEILDVHGVALPLSSDEVSPVIWQALTDGSYEAKEARSVLKAIKPGDRVLELGSGIGIITSIIAGIENVSVWAFEANPSTAALAERVIKANCRGNVVFSQGLLTADEPRSYPFYVRKDLWMSSMDENQGPYERRIEISSENIDRFIASHGITALVMDIEGAERDLLGRADLAGVERIFVELHDHLYGLAGVRDIMQALTARGYAYDPRGSRGPCVLFSKDDSPREYDPDVD
- a CDS encoding alpha/beta fold hydrolase, yielding MGFVKTTDGTEIFYKDWGPKNAQPIMFHHGWPLSSDDWDAQMLFFLSMGFRVVAHDRRGHGRSAQVADGHDMDHYAADAFAVVEALDLKNAVHIGHSTGGGEVARYVAKHGEPAGRVAKAVLVSAVPPLMLKTAANPEGLPMEVFDGFRSSLAANRAQFFRDVPAGPFYGFNRDGATAQEGVIQNWWRQGMMGGAKAHYDGIKAFSETDQTEDLKAISVPTLVLHGEDDQIVPIADSALKSVKLLKNGTLKTYPGFSHGMLTVNADVLNADLLAFIKG
- a CDS encoding FGGY-family carbohydrate kinase; the encoded protein is MSESIKPGRVAVIDIGKTNAKVVVIDTGSGEEIAGEKRTNPVLRDGPYPHYDVEMLWDFILSALRRFGQKPGFDAISITTHGASAALLDENGDLALPVLDYEHIYPEPVQEAYRGIRPDFAETGSPQLPAGLNLGAQIHFQKEAFPDDFSRVRSIVTYPQYWAGRLTGVLATETTSLGCHTDLWNPRRKGFSSLVERLDIAHLMSPVRSAFDVLGTILPSLARETGLSPHMPVYCGIHDSNASLLPHLLRRDGDFSVVSTGTWVVNFAIGGTADTLDPARDTLLNVDALGRPVPSSRFMGGREYEMLAQQLEPAKEDEIETALGKVIAKGTMLLPSIVSGSGPFPEKTACWRSDENATAAERHAAAALYLALMTEFSLSLIGRKGPILVEGPFARNALYLKALAGFAETDVTAVEGSTGTSAGAALLTGIKPLAGRERHFTLHDTPGLASYRDVWRSCLA
- the rhaM gene encoding L-rhamnose mutarotase — encoded protein: MPELEKHAFKMKLFPGKEAEYKKRHDEIWPELVALLHEAGVSDYSIHLDPETNILFGVLTRPKNHGMAALPDHPVMKKWWAHMADIMESNPDNSPVAKDLVTVFHLP
- a CDS encoding ABC transporter permease, whose protein sequence is MTSQPTQPPRIIPDKLGTPLRRVMASWEVLLLGVAILIFIANSLASPYFLNAWNLSDATFNFTEKAIIAFAMALLIIAGEIDLSVAAIIALASTAMGAAVQMGVGTPGLVAIGIGTGLLCGAFNGFLVAGLKLPSIVVTIGTMSLFRGISYMVLGDQAYGKYPEDFAYFGQGYVISVISFEFVLFIVMAVLFAILLHATNFGRQVYVIGTNPFAARFSGIPVERVKFILFLLTGLMSGIAAVCLTSRLGSTRPSIAQGWELEVVTMVVLGGVSILGGSGTIAGVVIAAFVMGLVTFGLGLLNVPGIVMSIFVGLLLIVTIAIPIVVRRLRAMRS
- a CDS encoding ABC transporter permease, whose translation is MQRLLKNREWLLAGIIIVMIAGFALRAPGFSRPGNLVNIFNDTSILIILALGQMAVILTKSIDLSVAANLAFTGMAVAMTNAAFPGIPLPLLIAMAVGIGAFLGSLNGVLVWWLGIPPIVVTLGTLTIYRGMAFVLSGGGWVNAHQLSPTFLNVPRTVILGMPVLSWVAILIIAGAWLVLSRTSFGRSAYASGGNPSAAVYAGVDVGRTRFFAFVLSGALAGLASYLWVSRYAVAYVDIAAGFELDSVAANVIGGISIAGGIGSVAGAVLGALFLGVIKNALPVIGISPFAQMAISGVVIVLAVVFNARAEARKGRIILRDRAAADQAKEAAA
- a CDS encoding sugar ABC transporter ATP-binding protein — encoded protein: MMRAETQTLNMTETSSPTPILEMRGISQIFPGVKALDGVDIALYPGKVTALIGENGAGKSTLVKILTGIYRPNEGEILLDGKAVTFHGAQDAIDAGVTAIHQETVLFDELSVGENIFLGHAPKGRFGLIDWKTINERARILLEQLESTIDPSIRLKDLSIAQRHLVAIARALSVEARIVIMDEPTAALSRKEIDDLFRIVENLKRQGKAILFISHKFDEVYEIAENYAVFRDGKMVGAGTLATTPQDEIVRLMVGRDVTNAFPKQAVTLGPTVLSVRDYSHQTEFRDISLELRKGEILGLYGLIGAGRSELCQSLFGITRPASGEVTLNGQRLTIRSPEDAIRAGIVYVPEERGRHGLALDMPIYQNMSLPSLTRTSRKGFLAAANEFALARKYAARLDLRAAALSVPVGTLSGGNQQKVVIGKWLATQPKVIILDEPTKGIDIGSKAAVHGFISELAAEGLSIIMISSELPEILGMSDRAIVMREGLMAGQFERTDFSPEKLVRAATGNA